The following are encoded in a window of Balaenoptera ricei isolate mBalRic1 chromosome 1, mBalRic1.hap2, whole genome shotgun sequence genomic DNA:
- the TSPAN2 gene encoding tetraspanin-2 isoform X1, whose protein sequence is MGRFGGGLRCIKYLLLGFNLLFWLAGSAVIAFGLWFRFGGTMKDFSSEDSSPEYFYMGLYVLVGAGALMMAVGFFGCCGATRESQCVLGSFFTCLLVIFAAEITTGVFAFIGKDVAIRHVQTMYEEAYNDYLRDREKGNGTLITFHSTFQCCGKESSEQVQPTCPKELLGHKNCIDEIESIISVKLHLIGIVGIGIAGLTIFGMIFSMVLCCAIRNSRDVI, encoded by the exons TTGGCAGGGTCGGCTGTCATTGCTTTTGGACTGTGGTTTCGGTTTGGAGGCACCATGAAGGATTTCTCATCGGAGGACAGTTCCCCAGAGTACTTCTACATGG GGCTGTACGTGCTGGTTGGAGCGGGGGCCCTGATGATGGCCGTGGGCTTCTTCGGGTGCTGTGGAGCCACGCGGGAGTCCCAGTGCGTTCTCGGATCT TTTTTTACCTGCCTATTGGTGATATTTGCTGCTGAAATAACCACTGGAGTATTTGCTTTTATAGGCAAGGATGTA GCTATACGACATGTTCAGACCATGTATGAAGAAGCTTATAACGATTACCTTAGAGACAGGGAAAAGGGAAATGGGACTCTCATCACCTTCCACTCAACA TTTCAGTGCTGTGGAAAAGAAAGCTCTGAACAGGTCCAACCCACCTGCCCAAAGGAGCTCCTAGGACACAAG AATTGCATTGATGAAATTGAGAGCATAATCAGTGTTAAGCTCCACCTCATCGGAATTGTCGGTATTGGAATCGCAGGTCTCACG ATCTTTGGCATGATATTCAGCATGGTCCTTTGCTGTGCGATACGAAATTCACGAGATGTCATATGA
- the TSPAN2 gene encoding tetraspanin-2 isoform X3, which yields MKDFSSEDSSPEYFYMGLYVLVGAGALMMAVGFFGCCGATRESQCVLGSFFTCLLVIFAAEITTGVFAFIGKDVAIRHVQTMYEEAYNDYLRDREKGNGTLITFHSTFQCCGKESSEQVQPTCPKELLGHKNCIDEIESIISVKLHLIGIVGIGIAGLTIFGMIFSMVLCCAIRNSRDVI from the exons ATGAAGGATTTCTCATCGGAGGACAGTTCCCCAGAGTACTTCTACATGG GGCTGTACGTGCTGGTTGGAGCGGGGGCCCTGATGATGGCCGTGGGCTTCTTCGGGTGCTGTGGAGCCACGCGGGAGTCCCAGTGCGTTCTCGGATCT TTTTTTACCTGCCTATTGGTGATATTTGCTGCTGAAATAACCACTGGAGTATTTGCTTTTATAGGCAAGGATGTA GCTATACGACATGTTCAGACCATGTATGAAGAAGCTTATAACGATTACCTTAGAGACAGGGAAAAGGGAAATGGGACTCTCATCACCTTCCACTCAACA TTTCAGTGCTGTGGAAAAGAAAGCTCTGAACAGGTCCAACCCACCTGCCCAAAGGAGCTCCTAGGACACAAG AATTGCATTGATGAAATTGAGAGCATAATCAGTGTTAAGCTCCACCTCATCGGAATTGTCGGTATTGGAATCGCAGGTCTCACG ATCTTTGGCATGATATTCAGCATGGTCCTTTGCTGTGCGATACGAAATTCACGAGATGTCATATGA